The sequence below is a genomic window from Metasolibacillus fluoroglycofenilyticus.
AAATTGATTGCTGGCTATCATCCCATACAGCAAAGGCAAAAATGCCGTTTATACGCTCTACACAGTGCTCTTTCCATTCTATAAATGCATACAGTAAAACTTCCGTATCTGATGTTGTTGTAAATGTATAGCCTTGTGTGATTAACGCCTGACGCAATTCCTCAGTATTATAAAGCTCACCGTTATACACAATGGTATAAAATTTATCTCGATGAGTTCTTGTCATTGGCTGCGCCCCGCCTACCACATCAATTACCGCCAATCTGCGATGACCAAGCTGTACATGCTGTTCAGTCCAAATAGCCTGTGCATCAGGACCTCTATGCGCTAAAATATCCGTCATCTGCTGTATTTGCTGCGTATCAGTTAATACTTTAGCAAAGCTCACGATACCCGCAATTCCACACATTTTTTCACGCTCCTTCACGTATTATGTATATGCACCTCTCCATTTTAGTAGAACAGCAATAATTGAGCTTTTACAGACCGTTAATACATGTTAAAAGGAGATTTTAAAATCCGTGTTTTTAATCTCAATAAAATATGGAGCTACACATAGTCCAAAAAACTGTGGTTGCTTTACTATAATTAAAATCACTTTTTACTTATTCAAAGAGAAGCCGCTAAATTGACTGTTTACAACCTTCTAAAACACAAAAAGTTGTCTGAAAGCGACGTACTAATGTGCTTTCGGACAACTTCATTTTAAATTATTAGCTAAATAAGCCTGTTACACTTCCCCATAAGTTACTGAAAAATTTGCCGATACCTTGGAAAAATAATGAGATGCCGCTAGCACGCTCTACAGACGCTGTTGTTATAATATCTACTGTTAGTTGCTTGCCGTCAATAAAGCCGTAATCTGTGCCTTCTGAGCGCTCTAATGAGGCTTGTCCCACTACGACACCTTCCTCAACTGCAGCCTCTAATTCCTCGTTCGATAAATTCAAAACAGGCTTATATAAATCTTTTTCATTTGTTTTAATCATGACAGAGATAGGCTCTTTCGTTGCAATTGCAACATTATCTTCCTTCCCTTTCGTCACTTTCACTGACTTTTGCTCTTCAAATACATAGTTAGTAGGTAATAACTCTTGTTTTGTGAATTGACCAAACCCATAATCAAATAGCTTTGCTGTTGCATCAAAACGCGCTTCATAAGAGCCTACACCATTTGCATCAACAGCCTTCATTACCACTGCAATAAGTCGTGTTCCATTACGCTCAGCCGTTCCTGTGAAGCAATACCCAGCAAATGTTGTTGTACCTGTTTTTAAGCCATCTACCCCCTCATAGGAGTAAACAAGTTCTGGTAACATGAAGTTCCAGTTTTCCATCTTAATTGCATCGCTTGTCCCTTCTCGGAAAGTCTTTTTAGCAATTTTAGATGTTTCCAAAACCTCTGGGTGCTGCTTTAGTAGAAGATAGGCTAATTTCGCTGTCGATTTAGCCGACATCACAT
It includes:
- a CDS encoding D-alanyl-D-alanine carboxypeptidase family protein, producing MKKASMKMISLLMLPILLLSMLVTAPVANAETDLGLTVDAAILIDADSGKILYEQNADTPLGIASMTKMMTEYLLLDAIKAGTITWEQEYRVTDYTYKMSQNRALSNVPLRADGVYTIRELYEAMAIYSANAATVAIAETIAGTETEFLKLMNAKAEELGLEGYKFVNSTGLNNIDLFGMHPSGTGAEDENVMSAKSTAKLAYLLLKQHPEVLETSKIAKKTFREGTSDAIKMENWNFMLPELVYSYEGVDGLKTGTTTFAGYCFTGTAERNGTRLIAVVMKAVDANGVGSYEARFDATAKLFDYGFGQFTKQELLPTNYVFEEQKSVKVTKGKEDNVAIATKEPISVMIKTNEKDLYKPVLNLSNEELEAAVEEGVVVGQASLERSEGTDYGFIDGKQLTVDIITTASVERASGISLFFQGIGKFFSNLWGSVTGLFS